From the genome of Sphingobacterium kitahiroshimense, one region includes:
- a CDS encoding DNA polymerase beta superfamily protein has protein sequence MDHHYLCGIIQEIEIKENIKILYACESGSRAWGFPSLDSDYDIRFIYQRRKTDYLSVFSIEEDIKYPIVGDLDIYGWDIRKVLKLLYKSNCTLYEWLQSPICYGDYSFFKNDFITLLDYAPNLRAHMHHYLGLCHKKMEGLDQSNISLKDFLYIARSLLSALWIETNRSYAPMEMKDLMQLLPSDFIKNLESIIMIKASVREDFIFSPDEKLCIYMKNTFKKLKDTVMTIPALKMSVEPINSYFIDLIRKEDDDN, from the coding sequence ATGGATCATCATTATTTATGCGGAATCATTCAAGAAATTGAAATTAAGGAAAATATAAAGATACTTTATGCATGTGAGTCAGGAAGTCGTGCATGGGGTTTTCCATCTTTAGATAGTGACTACGATATTCGGTTTATCTATCAAAGACGAAAGACTGATTATCTATCGGTTTTTTCTATAGAAGAGGATATTAAGTACCCAATTGTTGGTGATCTTGATATTTATGGTTGGGATATTCGCAAAGTACTGAAGCTACTTTACAAAAGTAACTGTACATTATATGAATGGTTGCAATCCCCAATTTGTTATGGAGATTATAGTTTTTTTAAAAATGATTTTATAACACTACTGGATTATGCACCTAACTTGCGTGCACATATGCACCATTATTTAGGTTTATGTCATAAGAAAATGGAAGGGCTTGATCAGTCAAACATCTCTCTGAAAGATTTTCTTTACATTGCTAGAAGTCTTTTATCAGCTCTATGGATTGAAACAAACAGATCTTATGCGCCAATGGAAATGAAAGATTTAATGCAATTGCTTCCATCCGATTTTATTAAAAATCTGGAGTCGATTATTATGATAAAAGCATCAGTTAGAGAAGATTTTATATTCTCTCCGGATGAGAAGCTGTGTATCTATATGAAAAATACATTCAAAAAACTTAAAGATACTGTTATGACGATACCTGCTTTAAAAATGTCAGTAGAACCGATCAATAGTTATTTTATAGACTTAATTCGTAAAGAAGATGATGACAATTAA
- a CDS encoding cation diffusion facilitator family transporter — protein MSNEQTAIKATYFSIIGNFLLALLKWLAGYFGNSYALIADAIESTADIFSSFLVLLGLKYAKRPADENHPYGHGRIEPLVTFVVVGFLIISATIIAYESIQNIRTPHELPKPWTLFVLLAIIIWKEVSFRVVIKKSKETGSSSLRADAWHHRSDAITSVAAFIGISIALILGKGYESADDFAALFASGFILYNCYLIFRPALGEIMDENLYDDLIAEIRINAVKVDGILGTEKCFVRKLGTKHLVDLHAIVSGDISVKEGHQLAHKLQDYLQKKMPQLGNILIHIEPD, from the coding sequence ATGTCAAATGAACAAACGGCAATAAAAGCAACCTACTTTAGTATAATTGGAAATTTTTTACTGGCGCTCTTAAAATGGTTAGCTGGTTATTTTGGAAATTCATACGCGCTTATTGCAGATGCAATTGAATCTACAGCAGATATATTTTCCTCTTTTTTGGTTTTACTTGGATTAAAATATGCAAAGAGGCCGGCAGATGAAAACCATCCTTACGGACATGGGCGCATTGAACCACTTGTAACATTTGTCGTAGTGGGCTTTTTAATTATTTCAGCGACAATCATTGCTTACGAAAGCATTCAAAATATTCGCACCCCTCATGAGTTGCCCAAACCATGGACTTTATTCGTCCTATTGGCGATCATTATCTGGAAGGAAGTTTCTTTTAGGGTTGTCATTAAAAAAAGTAAAGAAACTGGAAGCTCTTCATTACGAGCCGACGCATGGCACCACCGAAGTGATGCGATCACTTCTGTAGCAGCCTTTATCGGCATATCAATCGCTTTGATTTTAGGAAAGGGCTATGAGAGTGCCGATGACTTTGCGGCGCTATTTGCTTCGGGATTTATACTTTACAATTGCTATCTTATCTTTCGCCCTGCCTTGGGAGAGATCATGGATGAAAACCTTTACGATGATTTAATCGCTGAGATACGTATCAACGCCGTAAAGGTAGATGGTATCTTGGGTACAGAGAAATGCTTTGTTCGTAAATTAGGTACAAAACATCTGGTTGATTTACATGCAATTGTTAGTGGTGATATCTCAGTAAAAGAGGGCCATCAATTAGCACATAAACTTCAGGACTATCTGCAAAAAAAAATGCCCCAACTGGGAAACATTTTAATACATATTGAACCAGATTAA
- a CDS encoding DinB family protein → MELNKAFQHITEDFISLLDSLDENELNTKPKADDWSPGQIGDHILKSYASAEVMSGRTESTHREPDEKVTTIKDTFTDFTIRMKSPQAILPSEKRLDKQRLLKNLRDRTAQIETIIKEKNLSDTCIDFAIPEYGPFTVLEWAWFNTYHTQRHVHQLKDVIQSIKP, encoded by the coding sequence ATGGAACTAAATAAAGCATTTCAACACATTACAGAAGATTTCATCTCGCTACTTGATTCTTTAGATGAAAATGAACTGAATACGAAACCTAAAGCTGACGATTGGTCGCCTGGACAAATCGGCGATCATATATTGAAATCTTATGCTTCAGCAGAAGTCATGAGCGGGCGTACCGAATCGACTCATCGGGAACCAGATGAAAAGGTAACAACCATTAAAGATACATTTACGGACTTTACAATACGTATGAAATCTCCTCAAGCGATATTGCCTTCTGAAAAACGACTCGACAAACAGCGTTTACTAAAAAATCTTCGTGATCGTACTGCCCAGATCGAAACCATAATTAAGGAGAAAAATCTTTCAGATACTTGTATCGATTTTGCCATCCCTGAATATGGTCCATTTACAGTTTTGGAGTGGGCATGGTTCAATACCTATCATACACAGCGACATGTACATCAGTTAAAAGATGTGATTCAATCAATTAAACCTTAA
- a CDS encoding MFS transporter, translating into MSVTLENGITSNFYRAITPIIISVFGVYLTIGIALGVLPKFVQQTLGFDSIIVGLVIGMQFLSTLLTRAYAGKLTDTRGAKKSQMIGVVLAVIAGITYLLSVTIQSNVIFALALLLLARIIHGVGESFLVTGALTWGIGLVGTSNSGKVMTWNGIAMYAGIAIGAPLSIWINKSYGGFPAFIMIMLLPFVSWLSTVKLPAIAVDKDHVRTPFYKVIGAISGQGLSLAFSSMAFGCIASFIALFFSEKNWGDASLAFMVFGACYILTRIFFASSPDKYGGYKIALLSLIIEVIGQVLIWTSVSKTIAIIGCGMTGIGFSLVFPALGVLAIQKVKPQMRGTALGAYVAFVDLSLGLAGPLAGLIAGWFDYQTVYLFGGISCILSMITLMMNKK; encoded by the coding sequence ATGAGTGTAACATTAGAAAATGGCATAACCAGTAATTTTTACAGGGCCATAACGCCGATTATAATATCGGTATTCGGAGTGTATCTTACCATAGGGATTGCATTGGGTGTACTGCCAAAATTTGTTCAGCAAACCTTAGGATTTGACAGTATCATTGTAGGCCTTGTTATTGGAATGCAATTCTTGTCGACTTTATTAACTCGGGCATATGCAGGGAAACTTACAGATACCAGAGGAGCTAAAAAAAGCCAAATGATCGGTGTAGTACTTGCAGTAATAGCTGGCATTACATATCTCCTATCAGTCACAATACAAAGTAATGTAATCTTTGCATTAGCCTTACTCTTACTTGCAAGAATCATTCATGGTGTAGGAGAAAGTTTCTTGGTTACAGGAGCGTTAACTTGGGGAATCGGACTTGTCGGAACATCAAATTCTGGAAAAGTAATGACTTGGAACGGAATAGCGATGTATGCAGGTATTGCAATTGGAGCACCTTTAAGTATTTGGATCAATAAAAGTTATGGCGGTTTCCCAGCGTTTATCATGATCATGCTCCTGCCCTTTGTCAGCTGGCTATCTACAGTAAAACTACCCGCAATAGCAGTTGACAAAGACCATGTCAGAACACCTTTTTACAAAGTAATCGGAGCTATATCCGGACAAGGATTAAGTCTCGCTTTTTCTTCAATGGCATTTGGCTGTATTGCTTCTTTCATCGCCTTGTTTTTTAGCGAAAAAAATTGGGGTGACGCCTCATTAGCTTTTATGGTCTTTGGGGCTTGTTACATCTTAACCAGAATTTTCTTTGCTTCTTCTCCTGATAAATATGGCGGTTATAAAATTGCATTGCTTTCACTTATTATTGAAGTGATTGGTCAAGTTTTGATCTGGACTTCCGTATCAAAAACGATTGCCATTATCGGATGTGGGATGACAGGGATTGGGTTCTCACTGGTTTTTCCAGCTCTAGGTGTTCTAGCTATCCAGAAAGTAAAGCCACAAATGAGGGGCACGGCTTTAGGTGCCTATGTAGCTTTTGTTGACCTTTCTTTGGGATTGGCAGGGCCTCTAGCAGGGTTAATAGCTGGCTGGTTCGATTACCAGACTGTCTATTTATTTGGAGGAATAAGTTGCATCCTCTCGATGATAACATTAATGATGAATAAAAAATAA
- the ribB gene encoding 3,4-dihydroxy-2-butanone-4-phosphate synthase, which produces MENTLKMFGKDANERVENALKELKSGKGVILLDDEDRENEGDLIFSAENMDIQDMVQIIRHCSGVVCLCLTNEKADELDLPYMVNANSSLFQTPFTVSIDAREGATTGLSASDRIAAIKAACAENAQPGDLVRPGHIFPLRAHDYGVLGRNGHTEGSIDLMKLAGLKPISVLCELMEDDGTMSRLPQMIAFALDHHLTILSIADIIKYRKLQLVANEL; this is translated from the coding sequence ATGGAAAATACATTAAAAATGTTTGGTAAAGATGCCAACGAAAGGGTTGAGAATGCTTTAAAGGAACTAAAATCTGGTAAAGGCGTTATCCTCTTAGACGATGAAGATAGAGAAAATGAAGGTGACCTTATTTTCTCAGCAGAAAACATGGATATTCAGGATATGGTGCAGATAATAAGACACTGTAGTGGTGTAGTCTGTCTGTGTCTTACAAATGAAAAGGCTGATGAACTCGATTTACCTTATATGGTCAATGCTAATTCCAGTCTCTTTCAGACTCCTTTTACAGTTTCGATTGATGCTCGGGAAGGTGCAACAACTGGTCTTTCGGCATCTGATAGAATTGCCGCTATTAAAGCGGCATGTGCTGAAAATGCGCAACCTGGAGATTTGGTTCGACCGGGGCATATCTTCCCATTGCGTGCTCACGATTATGGTGTCTTAGGAAGAAATGGTCACACTGAAGGCAGTATCGACCTCATGAAGCTGGCTGGTCTAAAACCAATATCCGTATTGTGTGAACTAATGGAAGATGATGGAACCATGTCGCGTCTGCCACAGATGATCGCCTTTGCTCTAGATCATCATCTAACGATATTATCCATCGCCGATATTATCAAATACCGAAAATTGCAGTTAGTAGCGAATGAATTATAA
- a CDS encoding siderophore-interacting protein, translated as MRKIHFVFTVKRREFLTPHMIRVVFGISNEQAVLLTHIKSGSNNKIFIPPADRNVIYFPEKESETRPELLASIRTYTNRKIDLKKKELTIDFVSHGDNGPASTWALKAKPGDALGIGMKESIKPLVPEADSYLLIGDATALPVISAILEKLKTGIDVKVILEVSAKEDRINIPSSANVDIDWLYNPHPEKGSKLASTVKTFTFAKADLRNYVYLAAEYATVKELRNYFKTDLEWDPQMIYSCSYWKSGESESAYL; from the coding sequence ATGAGAAAAATACATTTCGTATTTACCGTTAAACGCAGAGAATTCCTAACACCACATATGATTCGTGTGGTGTTTGGAATCAGTAATGAACAAGCGGTACTTTTAACGCATATAAAGTCCGGATCTAATAATAAAATTTTCATACCGCCTGCCGATAGAAATGTCATTTATTTCCCTGAAAAAGAATCAGAAACAAGACCTGAATTGCTGGCATCAATAAGAACATACACCAATCGCAAAATTGATCTGAAGAAAAAGGAACTGACCATTGATTTTGTCTCCCACGGAGATAATGGACCTGCATCTACATGGGCATTAAAAGCTAAACCGGGCGACGCTCTAGGTATCGGTATGAAAGAAAGTATAAAACCCTTAGTCCCCGAAGCCGATTCCTATCTACTCATAGGTGACGCAACAGCATTGCCCGTAATCAGTGCAATTTTAGAAAAATTAAAAACCGGGATTGATGTTAAGGTTATTTTGGAGGTATCTGCTAAAGAAGATCGAATAAATATTCCATCTTCGGCAAATGTAGATATTGACTGGCTGTACAACCCGCATCCTGAAAAAGGAAGCAAATTAGCGTCTACAGTAAAGACTTTTACATTCGCAAAAGCAGACCTGCGTAATTATGTGTATTTAGCCGCTGAATATGCTACTGTCAAAGAATTAAGAAACTATTTTAAAACTGACCTAGAGTGGGATCCACAGATGATATACAGCTGCAGCTATTGGAAGTCTGGTGAATCTGAAAGCGCATATCTTTAA
- a CDS encoding Crp/Fnr family transcriptional regulator, with amino-acid sequence MQELLASYIKSKISLTDKDLEIILSHFKPMKLKKNELVLTNGQSSQRTFFVTQGCLRIFFINEEGTDSTRYFAFENQFATALVSFITSEPSEEFIQAVEDSEVYYITHKSFYHLLDIIPLWEKFYRIYLEIAYVTNTKRLMSFLMQDALEKYRQLLDENPIIVRRLSNKLVASYLNISQETLSRLKSKI; translated from the coding sequence ATGCAAGAACTATTAGCTTCATATATTAAAAGTAAAATTTCATTAACGGATAAAGATCTAGAGATCATTTTATCCCATTTTAAGCCGATGAAACTCAAAAAGAATGAACTCGTACTAACAAATGGTCAATCCAGTCAACGGACATTTTTTGTTACACAGGGATGTCTGCGCATTTTCTTTATCAATGAAGAAGGAACGGACTCCACCCGATATTTTGCTTTTGAGAATCAGTTTGCAACAGCATTAGTAAGTTTTATTACTTCCGAACCTTCAGAAGAATTTATTCAGGCTGTTGAAGATTCGGAAGTATATTACATCACACATAAAAGCTTTTATCATCTTCTGGATATCATACCCCTATGGGAAAAATTTTACCGTATATATCTTGAAATTGCTTACGTAACCAATACCAAAAGGTTAATGTCTTTTCTAATGCAGGACGCTTTGGAAAAATATCGGCAGCTCTTAGATGAAAATCCGATTATTGTCCGAAGATTGTCGAATAAGCTTGTCGCTTCCTATCTCAATATTTCTCAGGAGACGCTAAGTAGACTAAAATCAAAAATCTGA
- a CDS encoding NADPH-dependent FMN reductase, producing MKPFKVALIVGSLRKESFNKKIGRAIGQFKIAGMQFDDIEIGELPLYNEDLEKDVPVAWQNFREIINPYDAVLFITPEYNRSVPAVLKNALDVGSRPYGKSVWDGKPAAIISCTPGGLGAFGANHHLRQSLVFLNMPTLQQPEAYISHAAKLFDASGDLIDTSTYDFLTSFVEKFEKWIERNVQVKKS from the coding sequence ATGAAACCATTTAAAGTTGCACTCATCGTTGGAAGTTTAAGAAAGGAATCTTTCAATAAAAAGATAGGAAGAGCTATTGGCCAATTTAAAATAGCCGGTATGCAGTTTGATGACATTGAAATTGGAGAATTGCCATTGTACAATGAGGATTTAGAAAAAGACGTACCTGTAGCCTGGCAAAATTTTAGAGAAATAATCAATCCATATGACGCGGTATTATTTATCACTCCCGAATACAATCGATCGGTTCCTGCAGTACTTAAGAATGCACTAGATGTAGGTTCAAGACCATACGGGAAGAGTGTGTGGGATGGTAAGCCTGCGGCCATTATAAGCTGTACTCCGGGAGGATTAGGTGCTTTTGGGGCCAATCATCATCTTCGTCAATCCTTGGTATTCTTAAATATGCCTACTTTACAACAGCCGGAAGCGTATATCAGCCATGCCGCAAAGTTGTTTGATGCCAGTGGAGATCTTATAGATACTTCTACATATGATTTTCTAACCTCCTTTGTTGAAAAATTTGAAAAGTGGATCGAAAGAAATGTTCAAGTGAAAAAGTCATAA